The genomic window AAGGGAGCCGTCCATTAATGAAATCGCCTCGGAGATGAATGTACCACGAGAGGAAATAGTTTTTGCCCTGGATGCCATACAGGAGCCTATTTCTCTCTTCGAACCAATATATCATGACGGTGGAGACCCGATTTTTGTAATGGACCAGATAAGCGATGAAAAAAATCAGGATGAAAACTGGCTTCAGGGTATTTCCATTAAGGAGGCCATGCAGAAACTCAATGAAAGAGAAAAACGCATATTAAACCTCAGGTTTTTCGAGGGCAAGACCCAGATGGAAGTAGCGCAGGAGATTGGTATATCCCAGGCTCAGGTATCCAGACTTGAAAAGGCTGCGTTAAAGCATATGAGGAAATATATATGATTGACCAAAAGTATATCTATGAGGTGGGGAAAATGCTTAAAACTATAGAAAAATATATAGTAATAATTATAGCAGCATTTGTCATATTTAACTTTTACTTTGCCCCGAGAAGCGTGGTGGCATATAACACCAGGAACCTGACATCGATGAGTCAAACGGTCCAGGAAGATATATTGAAGGTTGCTCAGGAAAAATAAAAAAGGCCTTGAAAAAAGGCCTTATTTTTTTGGTCACTTTTTTGGGTCAAACCGAATATAATTATGATAGTAACTATAAAGCCGGTGCTGCACAAATCGCATATGAGGGGGTGAATAATGTGATTAAAACATCGGACCTGCGGCAGAGGGAGGTAATCAATATGGTCGACGGCAAGAGACTGGGGTTTGTGAGCGACCTTGATATAGACCTGGAGGAAGGCCGGGTAAAATCCATAATTATTCCGGCACAGGGTAAATTTTTTAGCCTGTTTGCCCGGTCGGGAGACTATGTCATCCCATGGGAACAGATTAAAAAATAGGTTCTGATGTGATTTTAGTAGAATTAAAGGAGTTCATCAACCCCAAAAAAAATGAAAATAAATTATGACTTTTAATTTGTTCCAAAAAACATTATAATATTAGGGAGGGGTGGTCTTATGAAGTGCCCTTTTTGCGGTTATCTCGACAGCAAGGTGATGGATTCGAGACCTACCGATGAGGGAAGTATCATCAGAAGGCGCAGAGAATGCCCTTCATGCAAGAAGAGGTTTACAACATATGAACGGATAGATGAACTTCCCATCATGGTAATAAAAAAGAGCGGCAACCGGGAAGTCTTTGATCCCCATAAAATAATAAACGGTCTTATAAAAGCATGTGAAAAACGGCCGGTTACGATGGAAGTATTACAAAACATTGCTTATGATGTGGAAAAAGAATTGAAGAATTCCATGGAACAGGAAGTGGAAAGCCGAAAAATAGGCGAAATGGTTATGAAAAGGCTGAAGAACGTGGATGAAGTGGCGTATGTCCGTTTCGCCTCGGTATACCGGCAGTTCAAGGACATCAACTCATATATAGAAGAAATAAAGAAACTGCAAAAGCAAAAGCAAGAGTAGATACATCCGGAGGTATAAAATAGTGACCTGGGAAAATACCAAAAACATAAAAAAGCTTGCAGATGAAGAAATATCATTTGTGCCTTTGAAGAGCTTTAAGTCGGTCCCTACAAATGTGGTGCTTATATATCCCAACTCATATAGCCTAGGGATGTCCAACCTGGGTTTTCATTCAATATATCATCAGATAAACTCCAGGGAGGATTCCCTCTGTCACAGGGCTTTTGTTTCGCTAATGGATGAAAATTTTTCAAGAATCCAGGCTTTTGAATCAGAACAACCTCTGGATGTTTATGATATATTGGGTTTTTCCATCTCCTTTGAGCTTGACTATATCAATGTCCTTAAGATTTTAGACAGGTCCGGTTTACCGTTGCTGGCAAAAGACCGGGAAAGACCGCTGGTGATAGCCGGCGGGCCTGCGGTGACCTTTAATCCGGAGCCTCTTACTCCGTTTTTTGATGCTTTCGTCATCGGTGAGGGGGAGGAAGTGATACATGAAATTATTGAGACTTTTACAAATCTCAGACACCGGTCAAAACAGGAAATACTGGAGAGTTTGTCGGCAGTTCAGGGAGTTTACGTGCCGGACTTTTATGAAGTGAAATATGACAAAACCGGGCGGGTTCTAGAGTTTACTGCAAAAAATAAAGCGCATGACTGTATCAGGAAAAGGTGGATAAAAAAACTTGATGATATAAAAACCGAATCGGTGATCCTTACTCCCAATACCGAGTTCAAGGACATGTTTTTGCTGGAAGTGTCCAGGGGATGCGGAAGGAACTGCAGATTCTGCATGGCCGGATATTGTTACAGGGTCCCCAGGGCAAGGTCCCTCGGCTATGTCCTCGATAGAGCCGAATTTGGTTTTAAATTTAAAAAAAAGATAGGGCTGGTGGGGGCTGCCATATCGGATTATCCTTATATCGATGAGCTTTCAGAAAATTTTATTAGAAGACAGATAAAGTTTTCCGTATCTTCCCTGAGGGCCGATACATTGAGGGAACCGTTGATGGAGGGGCTCGCCAGAAGCGGCCACAGGACTCTCACCATAGCTCCCGAAGCCGGGTCTCAGAGATTAAGAGATGTAATAAATAAAGGTATTAATGAAGGTCATGTATTGAACTCCATAAGCCTTGCCCACAAATACGGCATTCACAATGTCAAACTATATTATATTATAGGGCTTCCTACTGAAACTGACGGTGATATAGATGAAATGATAGATTTTCTAGTACAGATTAAAGATTTCATGAAAAAGATAGGCAACAAGACGGGCAATTTATCCATCAGCGTAAACCCTTTCATTCCGAAACCATGGACTCCCTTTCAATGGGTTGGAATGGAATCCATAGACACCCTGAATAAAAAAATAAACAGGCTCAAAAACAGCTTGAAGCCTAAAGGCATAAGGGTTATCTTTGAAAGTCCCAGGCTTTCCGAGATTCAGTCGGCCCTGGCCAGGGGCGACAGACTCATGGGAATTTTATTATATGAAGCTTATAAGCTGGGAGGAAAGACTTCCTCCTATAAAAAAATCGAGATAGAGGGAAGGAATATAGAATATTATGCCCACAGGCATTTAGCATTTGAAGATACACTGCCGTGGGACCATATAGACATAGGACTGAAAAAGGAGTATTTTATAAATGAGTATAAACGGGCTCTTCAAGGAAAATTTACCCGAAGATGTACCGATGAAATATGCAGTACATGCAGGATTTGCCAGCATAAATGAGGAGGGGAGTAAACCTTGGATTTTGAGTTGAGGCAAAAGGGGGCTTTGAAATACCTTGTCATCCCCTCTTTTGAAAAAACACATCTTGTAAAACACGGTTTTTCCACCCGCGTTGGAGGAGTTAGCCGGGGAGCATATCAGTCTTTAAATCTCGGCCTGAAAAAAGCTGATGAAAAAGATAGGGTTATGGAAAATTACAGACTGCTCTGTGATGCTCTTGGTATAGATATGAATAATCTGGTGGCATCAGACCAGGTCCACGGCGACGACATATATGAAGTTTTGCTTCAGGATCGTGGAAAGGGTATAAAGAGGGAGTCTGATATAATAAATAAGGATGCCCTGATGACAAAACAAAAAGGCGTGGCCCTGGTAACATATTATGCGGACTGCGTCCCCCTGCTTTTTCTGGATGTCGGGACTCCGGCCATTGCCCTTGCCCATGCCGGATGGCGAGGCACCGTCAAGAAGATAGGTCAGAAGACCGTATCCCAAATGGTGAAAAAATTTGGGTCTCATCCGGAAAACATCCTGGTAGGGATAGGTCCCTGCATCAAAAGCTGCTGTTATGAGGTGGATGAACCTGTAGTGCAAGAATTTAAAAGGGCCTTCAGTTACCTGGAAGAGTTGATTGAAGATAAAGGCGGCGGTCACTGGATGCTTGACCTGGTGAAAGCCAATAAAGAACAACTGGAGGATGCCGGAATAAAGCCTCAAAATATCACCGTAAGCCATTACTGCACTTCCTGTAGCAATGACCTGTTTTTTTCCTATAGGGCCGACCATGGAAAAACCGGAAGCCTGGCGGCCGTAATTGAATTAATTTAGCCTATAAAATGGAAACACGGAGGAAGATTTATGTCAAAAGAAAAAATCCTTATAGTTGACGATGAACCGCACATACTGGAACTGGTGCGATTTAACCTTGAAGCCGGCGGGTTTAAGGTGATAGAAGCTCCTGATGGACAAAAGGCTATTGAACTTGCCCAAACGGAAAACCCCGATCTGATATTGCTGGATTTGATGCTTCCCGGAACCGACGGGTTAGAGGTCTGCAGGATTTTGCGCCAGCAAAAGGCAACCCGGGAAATTCCCATTATTATGCTGACCGCCAAGAGTGAGGAGATAGACAAGGTCCTGGGGCTTGAAATTGGAGCCGATGATTATATCACAAAACCCTTTAGCCCACGGGAGTTGACGGCCAGGGTGAAAGCGGTGCTGCGAAGGTCGGCCGGTTCAGAAAAGACCGAAAATAATATAAAAATAGGAAATCTGGTCATAGATATAGAAAAGCATGAGGTGCTGGTGGATGGAGAAAAACAGGAATTTACGCCCAAGGAGTTTGATTTGTTAAAGCTGCTGGCATCCAATCCCGGCAAGGTTTTTTCAAGGGAATACCTCCTTGAGAATATCTGGGGTTATGATTATCTCGGAGATACCAGAACTGTAGATGTCCATATACGGCATCTTCGGCAAAAAGTTGAAAAAGATTCGGACAGGCCAGTTTATATAGAAACTGTCAGGGGAATCGGATACAAGTTCAATAAGCCGGAGTGATGTTTTTGCAAAAACAGCTTTCAAAAGCCCTTATATTATTAATAATACTTTCTGTAAGCATAGTGGGCCTTTTTTCATTTATCGTGCTGGAAGATTATTACCTCAAAAGCGTTAAGGCCGACCTTTTGTCTGATGCGCTACTGGCAAGAGACATAATAGGACCATATCTTGCCGATACCAAGCAGCAAAGCTTACAGAATAAGGTTGAGTTTATTTCTTTACAGATAAATAAAAATATAACCGTTATTCAAAGGGGTGTTGTAATAGCGGATTCTAAAAATCCGATGCGCTGTGGAATGAAGGAACCGGTAATTTCCGGTTCTTTAACCCAGCTGTTTACTTTTCCCTCTTTTCCTGATATATGGAAAAGGCAGATGTTTTTTATTGAGGTGCCTGGAGTTTTACCGGAGGCCCCTTTTATAGTGCGCGTATCGACACCCCTGGTTCAGGTCAAAGAAACGATTCTTAAAATAAGTCTGGTCATAGTAATAGCAGCTTTGCTCAGCGGGATAGCCGCATTGTTTTTTTCTATCCG from Biomaibacter acetigenes includes these protein-coding regions:
- a CDS encoding radical SAM protein; this translates as MTWENTKNIKKLADEEISFVPLKSFKSVPTNVVLIYPNSYSLGMSNLGFHSIYHQINSREDSLCHRAFVSLMDENFSRIQAFESEQPLDVYDILGFSISFELDYINVLKILDRSGLPLLAKDRERPLVIAGGPAVTFNPEPLTPFFDAFVIGEGEEVIHEIIETFTNLRHRSKQEILESLSAVQGVYVPDFYEVKYDKTGRVLEFTAKNKAHDCIRKRWIKKLDDIKTESVILTPNTEFKDMFLLEVSRGCGRNCRFCMAGYCYRVPRARSLGYVLDRAEFGFKFKKKIGLVGAAISDYPYIDELSENFIRRQIKFSVSSLRADTLREPLMEGLARSGHRTLTIAPEAGSQRLRDVINKGINEGHVLNSISLAHKYGIHNVKLYYIIGLPTETDGDIDEMIDFLVQIKDFMKKIGNKTGNLSISVNPFIPKPWTPFQWVGMESIDTLNKKINRLKNSLKPKGIRVIFESPRLSEIQSALARGDRLMGILLYEAYKLGGKTSSYKKIEIEGRNIEYYAHRHLAFEDTLPWDHIDIGLKKEYFINEYKRALQGKFTRRCTDEICSTCRICQHK
- a CDS encoding response regulator transcription factor is translated as MSKEKILIVDDEPHILELVRFNLEAGGFKVIEAPDGQKAIELAQTENPDLILLDLMLPGTDGLEVCRILRQQKATREIPIIMLTAKSEEIDKVLGLEIGADDYITKPFSPRELTARVKAVLRRSAGSEKTENNIKIGNLVIDIEKHEVLVDGEKQEFTPKEFDLLKLLASNPGKVFSREYLLENIWGYDYLGDTRTVDVHIRHLRQKVEKDSDRPVYIETVRGIGYKFNKPE
- the pgeF gene encoding peptidoglycan editing factor PgeF, with protein sequence MDFELRQKGALKYLVIPSFEKTHLVKHGFSTRVGGVSRGAYQSLNLGLKKADEKDRVMENYRLLCDALGIDMNNLVASDQVHGDDIYEVLLQDRGKGIKRESDIINKDALMTKQKGVALVTYYADCVPLLFLDVGTPAIALAHAGWRGTVKKIGQKTVSQMVKKFGSHPENILVGIGPCIKSCCYEVDEPVVQEFKRAFSYLEELIEDKGGGHWMLDLVKANKEQLEDAGIKPQNITVSHYCTSCSNDLFFSYRADHGKTGSLAAVIELI
- the nrdR gene encoding transcriptional regulator NrdR gives rise to the protein MKCPFCGYLDSKVMDSRPTDEGSIIRRRRECPSCKKRFTTYERIDELPIMVIKKSGNREVFDPHKIINGLIKACEKRPVTMEVLQNIAYDVEKELKNSMEQEVESRKIGEMVMKRLKNVDEVAYVRFASVYRQFKDINSYIEEIKKLQKQKQE
- a CDS encoding YlmC/YmxH family sporulation protein, encoding MIKTSDLRQREVINMVDGKRLGFVSDLDIDLEEGRVKSIIIPAQGKFFSLFARSGDYVIPWEQIKK